From the Brachyspira intermedia PWS/A genome, the window CCCTGGAGAACCTTTAAACGTAGATAAACAGCAGATGCTTTATTCTATATATCAGGAATTGTATGAGAAAATGGGAAGATATTCTGAAGCTAGAGAGGCTTTATCTTCATACCGTAATTATATTATTCAGGATAAGCCTAAAAAATCTATTCAGCCTTTAATGCTTGCTACATATTATAATAATGAAGGATATCTTTATTACAGACAGGGAGATCAGTCAAATTCTATTATGTCTTTCAAAACATCTATAGAAGAATATCAGAAAACTTTAGATAAAAAAACTTTAGAAAATAATCCTAGTCTGCAGTATCAGAATGCTGAAAATGATGCTAAAAACTATTTAAGTTTATCATCTTTATATTTAAGATATTTATCAGAAAATGATTTAACTTCTATTAAAAGAGAATTCTTTATAGAATTATTTAATACCACTAAAACACTTCAAATATTATCTACAAATAATGTTGTAAGTACAAAGGATAGATTATTATTATATTCTCATATAGCAGCTTTCAATTATATAATGGCATTCAAACTTACAGCTGATAATAGTGTTAATTATAGGAAAAAACAATCTGATGATCCTACAGATATGAGAGATCATGATGTTAATGTACAAAGATTATCTATGCTTAAGGATGCTATAGATAGATATAAATATATTTTGTCATCTAATTCTAATTTTCCAGTGGATTTAAAAACAGAAATTATTATAAGATATAATTTAGCCAAAGCTTATGAATTGGCAGGATATATAGAGGAAGCGGCAAGAGAATATATGTCAGCATTCTCAAAAGCACAGACTTCTGCATTTGCTGTTGAAGAAATTGCAATACTTACTACCTTGATTGATTTCAGCTCTAAATATAGAAATAGATATCCTGATAGTTTGGATTATCCTGTGCAGTATGTATTTAGAATATTAAAGAGATTAAGAGAAAGTGTATTTATGATAACATTTGTAGAAGATAATAACTTTATATTAAGACAGGCTAAATATAAAGTTATAGAGTTTTTACAAGACAGTTATCCTGATGCTAGTATCAATATACTTGCTATGTTTGATGCTATTGATATGCGAAGGAAATTTTTAGATAGAAGACTTTATACTTTGGGTGAGAATAATTATTATCTTAGAGAATATTATAAACTTTATGAAAAAGCTTTATACTCATATCAAATGTATTTAAATTCTGTAGCTACTCCTTATGACAGTAAGATGGAAGCTGCTATGCTTAAAGAAATATCTAAATTTGAAAAAGAGGCAATAGAAAAATTCTCTAATACTCCTATAGAGCCTATAGTTATATGCGATGTTAAACCTGAAGATATTGATAAATCTATGCGTAAAGATGAAACTCTTATTTGGGATACTTATTTAGGATATAGATTTATTAGAGAAAATGGAAAAACTAAATTCTATATGCAGACTAATGCTATGCCTAAAACTAAAAACTATGTTACTCATATAGGATTCAGACCTATTGTTATAAGCAATAAAAATATTTTTGTAAGAGAATTGTACGATTCAACAGAATATATGCTTCCTGCAAAAACTGCTTATATAGATAGTAAATTAATAGCATTCTTTAGAACTACTAGAAATGCTCAAAAAGAAATAAATAATAGTATGACTATGGCAAGCAATACTAATGCTACTAATAATGTTTATAGTTATAATAATTTGCAAAATGATAATGAATTAAATAATAATTTATATATGAATGTTTCTTATAATCCTGAAGAAACTAATAGTATGTCTTCAAATGATATGTCTACAAATATGACTTCTACTAATACAGTTTCTACAAACAGGAGAAGAAGAGGCAATTTCAGATTTATAGAGTTAAAAGATATCATTACTAATTCTTATGTTCCATTAGTTACAGATATAACAGGGGCTTCTGCTTCCGATATATCTAATATAATGAAAAAGAATTTATATATAGTTTATTGCGATAATGAAACATTTACAAATAATAGAAGAGTTATAAGAAATATAAATAATATAGCTTTAGTTGTAGGAAAAGGCGGAAAAGATTCTAGAGTAATGTTCTATACTAATTATTTCAGAAAATTATCATCTAATTCATTAGAAGTTAGCATGAAAGGCTATGATAATAATATGTTTACTGTATATGGAAAGCCTGACTACAATGTATCTTCATTATCAAATGCAGCTTATGAATTTAAAACTAGACTTTATAATTCTTATTCTGCAAGTGCATCTCCAAGTATGACAATGATGTCAAATGTTATTGCTTATTCTCAAAGCGATAATGAAAAGATGCTTAATTATGCTAGAATTGTTGAAGACAGATATGAGGTTAGAGATACAAATACAGCTTATTTATTCTCTGAAGAAGGTTATAAATTCTTTGCGAGTTCATATACTAATATAAGCGATTCTAATGCTTACAGATTTATAAAAGCAATGCTTCCTGTTTATAGAAGAATGGGAGAAGAAGGGGCAGTTAAAGGTGCTAACAGAGCATTGCATTTTATGTATTTGTATACTAATAATAATTATGATTTAATAGATGAATACTTTACACCTAGAACTTTATCAAGATTCTTAAAAGCTAAAGATGATCCTAAAGAGTCTGTAAGATATTTAAATTATATTGCAAATAGGGTAGACGGAGAGAATAAAGATAAAATTTTAGAAGTTGCCGTTCTTTATGACTTAATATATGCTAATACTCCTATTGATACAGTAACTAATTTCTTGAATAGAATGCAAAATACAAATGAGGTATTAACTGTTGCAAATACTATAATGAATAAAGATGCAACTAATGAAAATGATATATTCACTACTATGAATTATATTTATGGAAATCAATATATATTTGAAACTGAAACAGTAGCAGATTTTGCTAATAGATTCTATTCATTATACAAAACTAATTCAGCTTATATATATGGATTATTAAATAAAATAAGAGTTCCTGAAAGTAATTTTGATAATAATATAAAAGATGCTTATGAAATATTCTCTAATGAAAATACTAATACTATGTTTATATTCTATGCTTATGAGGATAATAAATATGCAGCTTATAGTTATGTTATAGGCGACAGCGAAGTTAAAAAAGCCGTATTGATAGATAGGGATAAACTCAATACATATTTAAATAGCTTTACAAATGTAGCAAAACCAAGGGATAGAAGAAATTCATTAAAATCTATTCAAAGTGCTATGCTTTCATCTGATATAATTAAAGATGCTGAAAGAGTGAAGACTATATATATAACAGGTTCTGCTGCTAATTTATTTACTGTTCCTTTTGCATATTTGGAGGCATTCCAGAATAATGATGTTATAAAAATAAGAGAGTTCCAGTATTCTCCTTTATCTATTTTAGATGTTGGTAAGCCTTCTATAAAACTTAATACTGAAACTAACTTTTATACTTCATTAGAAAGTTTGGCTGTAAAATCATTTGATAATGCTAATGGAAAAATACCTTTAATGCATTATATAGGAATAGATACAAATAGAAATAAGCCTTATGATGATATGGATATTTTCTTATCTCCAGCTAGAAATAATGATATAAACAGATATTTAAAAGCTAGAAATGATACTAAACTTTTATTTACATACACAACTAATGCTTCAGGTGATTATTATACTGTGATGAAGTACTTATATAATAATTTTGATAAAGGTATAATTGATTCATACAGATATATAAAGACATATAGAGTTCCTGTTAATGCTATAAATCCAAATGACAGGGATACTTTATATATGGCCAATTATGCTTTATTTGATTATATACTTCCTGGTATACCTAAGAATTATGTTGATAAATAAATTTTACTTTATTAGCGATATTTATCTTTTTTAGTAAAAATTATTTACTTTTTCTTGACATTTTATTTACAATGTATTATAATATTATTATAATTAATTAATAAAGGAGTGTTTATGAAAAAGATACTTATCGCAATTATTAGTATTTTTATAATGCAATTCAGCACTGTTTTCGCAGATTTTAATGGCGGTATAGGGATATATATACCATTAGGAGCATCCATTTCACAAAGTTATCAGGAACATAAATTAGGAGTTAATAGCAGCGATGGTAAATTAACTACTGATGCTGCTTTTGAATGGGGTATTGGAATAACTCCTGGTATATACAATGGTTTTGATAATTATATGGGTTTCTCTATAGCATTGGATTTAGCTTATCATAGAGATGTTTATGCCTTTAATGAAAGCAAAGCAGCAGGTACTACAGGTCAATATCAAAATGTAAAAACAACTTATTATTTTGACACGTTAAATATAGGCATACTTCCTAAATTTAATATATATAACTTCTTTATAGGAATAGGGGCAGGAGTGAAAATTCCATTGGCTGGAGGAGAATCTACAAAAAATTATAATGCTACATATAATCAATTTGAAACTTCTAATGCTTATTATACTTTAAATGATATTAAAAATAAATATCAAATGTCAGTAATTCCTTATCTTAAATTAACATTGGATTATTTATTCTTCTTTAGTGATGAAACAGCTTTAGGATTAGGACTTTATGTTGGGTATGATTTCGGACCAGGAAGAGTTAATGACTCAAGATTCAATAAAAATGATTATGGTGCTGTTGATATAGGCGGACAATTCAGCTTCTACTTTGTAGACAATTAATATATATTCTAAGTAGTTTTTTAAGCAGGGTATTTATTATCCTGCTTTTTTATTTAACTAATATATTTACCAATGAAATTTTTTATTGTATTCCAATATAAATCTTCATTACTGAAAACAGCAGATATATGATGACCGTCTTTTATAATGAGTTTTTCTTTTTCAGATGAACAAGCATCATAAAGTTTATTAACCATATTATAATCTACAAGTTCATCTTTATCGCCATGTATAAAAAGAATAGGTATTTTTGACATTGCTACTCTTTTTTTTACATCAATATTTTTAAATGAAAAACCTAATCTTATTTTTGACATTAATGATGTTGCTTCAACTATTGGAAGAAAAGAAAATTTATATGCCATGTCTAATCTTCTTTTTAATTGTTCATATGCATTTGTAAAACCAGCATCTTCTATTATTGCCTTTACATTATTAGTGTTATCTTCATTACAGCACATCATGACAGCATTTGCTCCCATAGAAATTCCATAAAGAATTATTTGGCTATCATTATAATTATCATTTATATATTTTATCCAAGCTAAAACATCCAATCTCTCTAAATATCCTAAAGAATATATTTTTCCTTCGCTTTCTCCATGAGTTCTCAAATCTATTGCTAATACATTAAATCCCATATTATAAAATTTTTCTATAAAATATTTCATATATGAGCCTCTTGCTTCATAAGGGTGAACTATTATAACATATACATTGCTGTTATTATTTATAAGATGAGCATGCAATTTTAAATTATCGCTTGAAATAGTGTAGACATCTTTTTGAGAGCTTTCAAACCATTTTCTTCTCTCTTCTTTGATTCGTTTTTTTTCTTCGCTTTCTTCCTTATTGCTTTCTTTTCTTTCAAATAGTTTTTTATTTGTTTTTATTAGAAGTTTATTAACGAAGTGATTTGAAATTATTGTTAGTATTATTAATAATAAAATTATTATAGAAAGTATTATATATAATATATATTGCATTAAATATCCTTAATTGATAAATCAATGCAATATATATTATATTTTTTTATTAACTTTGCAATATGGTATTTATCAACCTAAAGCCACATCTAAAACCATCATTATAGCGAATCCGAATATAAAGCCGAATACACCAAAATGATTATGTTCTTCTGCAACAGCTTCAGGCACAAGTTCTTCTATAACAACATACATCATAGCACCAGCAGAAAAAGCCAAAGCTATTGGAAGTATGATTGTGAGTTTTGTAACAGCCAAAGCACCTATAACGGCAGCAATAGGTTCTACTATTCCTGATATTGCACCGAGTGAAAAAGATTTTAATTTTGATACCCCTGTTGTTTTGAGAGGAAGAGAAACTGCAGCACCTTCAGGGAAATTCTGTAAACCTATACCAAGTGCTAAAGCTAATGCAGCATTGAATGTTACTCCGCTGTCCCCAACAGAAAAAGCTCCGAATGTTACGCCTACTGCTAAACCTTCAGGTATATTATGTAAAGTTATAGCTAAGAATAATAGTATGCTTTTTGATAATTGAACTTTAGTACCTTCTGTTTCTTCATGACCATTTACTATATGCATATGAGGCATTACTTTATCCAATACCCATATAAAAAATGCCCCTAATAAAAATCCTGCTACTGGTATTAACCAATTAGGAAGATTAGTATTTTCTGATAATTCTATTGAAGGTGCAAGCAATGACCAGAAACTAGCTGCAGTCATAACTCCTGCTGCAAATCCATACATAGTTGCTAATAATTTAGGTTTTATTTCTGACATAAAGAAAAATACAAGTGCTGAGCCTAATGCAGTAAATGCAAAAGTTATACCGCCTCCGAATAATGCCAACGATACAGGTGAATAATTTTCTATCATTTTTATACCTTTTGTTTTTATTTTTTATGAAATTATTATATATATTATGAAAATTAATTTCAATACTTATTGATAATAATTACTAATAATATGATTTATTTTTTTATTATAATATAGATTAATTTTTCATTTTAATTTATTATATTTATATTGTAACAGTTTTTTAATTATAAATTATATTTTGATTATTAGGAGAATTATTATGAGTAATTATAATGAAGATAAATATTTTGATAAAGATTGTATATTTTGTAAAATTATAAAAGGAGAAATTCCTTCACAGTTTATAAAAGAAAATGAATACTGCGTGGTATTTAAAGATTTAAATCCTAAAGCAAAAGTACATTTACTTGTTGTACCTAAGCCTCATGTTAAAAATATATTGGAAACAGATGAGTTTATAATGAATAAGGTTCTTGAAACTATAAAAGAAGTTGCTAAAGAACAAGGTTTGGAATCTTTTAGAATAATGAATAATTGCGGTGCCGGAGCAGGTCAGACAGTATTCCATGTTCATTTCCATATACTTTCAGGCGATAATTTAGAGGAATAATAAAAAATAGATTATAATTGGAGTTAACATAATGATAGACAGTCATTGCCATCTTACATATATATCTAAAAAAAGCAAAG encodes:
- a CDS encoding ZIP family metal transporter — protein: MIENYSPVSLALFGGGITFAFTALGSALVFFFMSEIKPKLLATMYGFAAGVMTAASFWSLLAPSIELSENTNLPNWLIPVAGFLLGAFFIWVLDKVMPHMHIVNGHEETEGTKVQLSKSILLFLAITLHNIPEGLAVGVTFGAFSVGDSGVTFNAALALALGIGLQNFPEGAAVSLPLKTTGVSKLKSFSLGAISGIVEPIAAVIGALAVTKLTIILPIALAFSAGAMMYVVIEELVPEAVAEEHNHFGVFGFIFGFAIMMVLDVALG
- a CDS encoding PD40 domain-containing protein, which produces MRLKCYIKFKILILFSFILFACASSQKNTDYAFESRPFLKEYKRYSLTSGEVNPALDAVIDREGTWIYYSRENAGNTDVFAVDSYTLETYRLTRSPGIDTSVSVDDKSKYIVFSSTRDDAFGDIYLFKLYNLGIRTSKNNLENLEQSIVRLTDYKGYDTDPVVSHKGNSIAFISDRDGGVKKLFTVKPNGKDVQKLSDIEASSPAFSFDDTKIAFITSKVGERYSQLVLLDLNSDTNSQTNLTILTDTETFKFNPTFYNDDTIIFFEIEKDSDKDGNLTYYDKRRLMSYSLATHQYYVLSEDTQLTTFNVAYPSALVGAYVVSEDGTSIVTMGSTKEYFIKDDNSSTMYNSFVELPYNRKVDVIDRFAEYFPFSEDQNNVAKAYFNMMISSYTNNNIKEYNNTKKVLISEYPDTFPGFLTSKIDENFDTNNNWFDIESYTNEYFLTNNDLEMTNLIAWSGYISANEKYKVNKNNEDTFAILSEILNLNINKDLYLLIAKLYAHSVEDSGYIYPDDDDIYNNPYKRKDLLFSDRLEIAKDFIKDSKISYDTIIENAHPYAPLAVATRLIYLDGLILSRNFDDATNLFKPYVESKNDIMLALGYYANAKVLMAQKDDGAYALFKEALSSGGKNFDSTYEAQYCKDTLADYYKSLADKAYNEGKYAAAYDNYNETLKYNPNDTSASSRVIESGLRAYSTIESLEETIFERERNILSTRYSSHEAHAELANAYYYLANRYYGIAVSKQYSPERYVVSEKKREDGFYLYLNKAFDTIVEKATSYINFAIFLYPDEENYYVKKAEMLTFAQALRMQVLQDEKISKSVIELVPAYKDNAITNGQYMGYNMLAFQTQNLDSEIIDSLIMAKSKVRTKPNVVSIMLANSYLINGRYSDAVNEYKEAESLLNQAGSDKSKAWYHFFYGYSLWMNNDIKGAYREYEKARALFEKLGDKESVYKIVGYTSVAAIEQEDYEKAIDSLLERDKLTKDDVNKNELNQLLLAACYLKLEDYNNALAYCDSVKAQIDSLDSSVYTPNYVSITLYGANINVVNLGLASFGGYIPGEPLNVDKQQMLYSIYQELYEKMGRYSEAREALSSYRNYIIQDKPKKSIQPLMLATYYNNEGYLYYRQGDQSNSIMSFKTSIEEYQKTLDKKTLENNPSLQYQNAENDAKNYLSLSSLYLRYLSENDLTSIKREFFIELFNTTKTLQILSTNNVVSTKDRLLLYSHIAAFNYIMAFKLTADNSVNYRKKQSDDPTDMRDHDVNVQRLSMLKDAIDRYKYILSSNSNFPVDLKTEIIIRYNLAKAYELAGYIEEAAREYMSAFSKAQTSAFAVEEIAILTTLIDFSSKYRNRYPDSLDYPVQYVFRILKRLRESVFMITFVEDNNFILRQAKYKVIEFLQDSYPDASINILAMFDAIDMRRKFLDRRLYTLGENNYYLREYYKLYEKALYSYQMYLNSVATPYDSKMEAAMLKEISKFEKEAIEKFSNTPIEPIVICDVKPEDIDKSMRKDETLIWDTYLGYRFIRENGKTKFYMQTNAMPKTKNYVTHIGFRPIVISNKNIFVRELYDSTEYMLPAKTAYIDSKLIAFFRTTRNAQKEINNSMTMASNTNATNNVYSYNNLQNDNELNNNLYMNVSYNPEETNSMSSNDMSTNMTSTNTVSTNRRRRGNFRFIELKDIITNSYVPLVTDITGASASDISNIMKKNLYIVYCDNETFTNNRRVIRNINNIALVVGKGGKDSRVMFYTNYFRKLSSNSLEVSMKGYDNNMFTVYGKPDYNVSSLSNAAYEFKTRLYNSYSASASPSMTMMSNVIAYSQSDNEKMLNYARIVEDRYEVRDTNTAYLFSEEGYKFFASSYTNISDSNAYRFIKAMLPVYRRMGEEGAVKGANRALHFMYLYTNNNYDLIDEYFTPRTLSRFLKAKDDPKESVRYLNYIANRVDGENKDKILEVAVLYDLIYANTPIDTVTNFLNRMQNTNEVLTVANTIMNKDATNENDIFTTMNYIYGNQYIFETETVADFANRFYSLYKTNSAYIYGLLNKIRVPESNFDNNIKDAYEIFSNENTNTMFIFYAYEDNKYAAYSYVIGDSEVKKAVLIDRDKLNTYLNSFTNVAKPRDRRNSLKSIQSAMLSSDIIKDAERVKTIYITGSAANLFTVPFAYLEAFQNNDVIKIREFQYSPLSILDVGKPSIKLNTETNFYTSLESLAVKSFDNANGKIPLMHYIGIDTNRNKPYDDMDIFLSPARNNDINRYLKARNDTKLLFTYTTNASGDYYTVMKYLYNNFDKGIIDSYRYIKTYRVPVNAINPNDRDTLYMANYALFDYILPGIPKNYVDK
- a CDS encoding histidine triad nucleotide-binding protein; this encodes MSNYNEDKYFDKDCIFCKIIKGEIPSQFIKENEYCVVFKDLNPKAKVHLLVVPKPHVKNILETDEFIMNKVLETIKEVAKEQGLESFRIMNNCGAGAGQTVFHVHFHILSGDNLEE
- a CDS encoding alpha/beta hydrolase; the protein is MQYILYIILSIIILLLIILTIISNHFVNKLLIKTNKKLFERKESNKEESEEKKRIKEERRKWFESSQKDVYTISSDNLKLHAHLINNNSNVYVIIVHPYEARGSYMKYFIEKFYNMGFNVLAIDLRTHGESEGKIYSLGYLERLDVLAWIKYINDNYNDSQIILYGISMGANAVMMCCNEDNTNNVKAIIEDAGFTNAYEQLKRRLDMAYKFSFLPIVEATSLMSKIRLGFSFKNIDVKKRVAMSKIPILFIHGDKDELVDYNMVNKLYDACSSEKEKLIIKDGHHISAVFSNEDLYWNTIKNFIGKYIS